One genomic window of Pelecanus crispus isolate bPelCri1 chromosome 18, bPelCri1.pri, whole genome shotgun sequence includes the following:
- the GFAP gene encoding glial fibrillary acidic protein, which translates to MESRRLSSYGRRFGPATPAYRVLPASPPARLRAPRSSQPGPRVGARLGLGKMDFSLAAALNSEFRETRTNEKVEMMGLNDRFASYIEKVRLLEQQNKVLVAELNQARDQEPSRLADIYQEELRDLRCHVEQLATAKARLEIERDNLAEDLGSLQQKLQDEVALRLEAESSLAAYRQDVDAAALARLDLERRVGTLQDEIAFLRKVHEEELRELQEQLARQRVHVEVDASKPDLTAALRDIRSQYEAMAANNVQETEEWYKSKFADLTDAAARHAEALRAAKQEANEYRRQLQALTCDLEALRGSNESLERQLRELEERYALETAGYQDTVVRLEEDIRSLKEEMARHLQEYQDLLNVKLALDIEIATYRKLLEGEESRITIPVQSFSNLQIRETSLDPKSVSEAHLKRSIVVKTVETRDGEVIKESTQEHKEVV; encoded by the exons ATGGAGAGCCGGCGGCTGTCCTCCTACGGCCGCCGCTTCGGCCCTGCCACCCCGGCATACCGGGtgctccccgccagccccccagcccggctccggGCCCCCCGCAGCAGCCAGCCGGGTCCCCGCGTGGGTGCCCGCCTGGGGCTGGGCAAGATGGACTTCTCGCTGGCCGCGGCGCTCAACTCGGAGTTCAGGGAGACGCGCACCAACGAGAAGGTGGAGATGATGGGACTCAACGACCGCTTCGCCAGCTACATCGAGAAGGTCCGGCTCCTGGAGCAGCAGAACAAGGTGCTGGTGGCGGAGCTGAACCAGGCGCGGGACCAGGAGCCCTCGCGTCTCGCTGACATCTACCAGGAGGAGCTGCGTGACCTGCGGTGCCACGTGGAGCAGCTGGCCACCGCCAAGGCCCGTCTGGAGATCGAGAGGGACAACCTCGCCGAGGACCTCGGCAGCCTCCAGCAGAA GCTGCAGGACGAGGTGGCCCTGCGGCTGGAGGCCGagagcagcctggctgcctACAGGCAG GATGTGGACGCCGCTGCCTTGGCTCGCCTGGACCTGGAGCGGCGGGTGGGGACGCTGCAGGACGAGATCGCCTTCCTCCGCAAGGTCCACGAGGAG GAGCTgcgggagctgcaggagcagctggccCGGCAGCGGGTGCATGTCGAGGTGGACGCAAGCAAGCCAGACCTGACGGCCGCCCTGCGCGACATCCGCAGCCAGTATGAGGCCATGGCCGCCAACAACGTGCAGGAGACCGAGGAGTGGTACAAGTCCAAG TTTGCAGACCTGACCGACGCGGCTGCCCGGCATGCAGAAGCCCTGCGTGCGGCCAAGCAGGAGGCCAACGAGTACCGGCGCCAGCTCCAGGCCCTCACCTGTGACCTGGAGGCTCTGAGGGGTTCG AACGAGTCCCTGGAGAGGCAGCTGCGGGAGCTGGAGGAACGCTATGCCCTGGAGACAGCTGGCTACCAGGACACGGTGGTGCGGCTGGAGGAGGACATCCGCAGCCTCAAGGAGGAGATGGCCCGGCACCTGCAGGAGTACCAGGATCTGCTCAATGTCAAGCTGGCCCTTGACATCGAGATTGCCACGTACCGCAAGCTGCTGGAGGGCGAGGAGAGCAG GATCACCATCCCTGTGCAGAGCTTCTCCAACCTGCAGATCCGAG AGACCAGCCTGGACCCTAAATCTGTGTCAGAAGCCCATCTGAAGAGGAGCATCGTGGTCAAAACTGTGGAGACCAGAGATGGAGAG GTGATCAAGGAGTCCACACAGGAGCACAAGGAGGTGGTGTAG